TTGCAGGAATGACTTGGTTATCAATCACTGTCCCGCTTGAATTTTCAAACCACAGTTCATCGCCGCCGCTGCCAATACCAAAACCTGCTGGATCTTGAATATCAACAACTATAACGTAATAACCATTCGAAGGAATAAATGTACTTGCTGGAAATTCCATTTTTGGTTTTGTACCTTGATTTCCACCACCATCATATATTTTGTATCCTGTTAAATCCACTTGAATAGAATTTGGATTATAAATTTCTACCCAATCAAAATTAGGATCAACACCACGTGAAAATACTTCATTCATTACTAGAGGAAGTGTTGCACCACCACCGCTACCATTTGATGATCCTTTTGTTGGCGGCGTTAGAATTGCCCAATTTGCAGATCCGTTTGGGTTTCTGCCATAAGTTGTATCCACACCCATCGCAGGAAATGTAATGCTATCAATCAAACTATTTGCTGCATCTTCCAACCAAACTTTTTCACCTGATGATGATAAACCAAATCCAGAATCTAATGTATCATCAACTACAATTACAAAAAATCCACCAGCAGGAATAATTGTACCTGCAGGAAATTCCTTTTTTGGTTTAGCTCCACTTTCTCCACCGCTGTCAAAAATTTTATATCCACTTATATCCATTGCAGAAGTTGAAGGGTTAAATATTTCTACCCAATCTTCATTTCCTACAGTTCCGCGTGAATAAATCTCATTTATTTTAACAGTAACCACTTCAGGCGGTGGTGGTGGTGCTACAAATGGTTCTTCTCTTGAACAAGAGAGGAATAATCCAGAAAAAATAAATAATGACAATAAAAATATTCTTTTCATTTTAATCTCCTTTTTATAATGATGCTTGAATACGCATTTGAACAAATGAGTGATCATCACCACCAAGTAAATTTCCTTTTCTTGTGGCAAATTCATCAACATTAACTATAGAATAGTTGAACTGAAGTTTAATATTTGAATTTGGATAATAATTTAAACCAAGCATAATTTGGTTTGATTGACCACCATGAATATCAGTATCAAGATCATTGAGATTAGTAACACTGTAACGTGCTGCTAATTCGAAAGCACCACAAGAATTTTTAGGAGCTTCTATTGGACCAACTTCACCTTCATCAACATAATAGTATCGATTCTCACCGGTAATCATCCAGGAAGCCATTACATATCCACCTTTTAAGTTTACAGTTGGTTTGCCATACCATCTATAAATACTTGTTCCCATAAATTCTGATTGTAGATAAAAAGGACCGTTTATATACATTAACTCAGCACCGTAACGATTGTAGTAGTTAACATCAGCAATGTCGCCTGTGTGTAATAACTTTGGATTTGCGACATAACTTTCTGTGCGGGCACTAATTTCAATTGTGTTTGCCCTTAATTCTGATGTAACATCAGGAATCTTATACGACCCTGCTAAACCAAAATGTAAATTCTCACCAAAATTATTTATTGGTGCAACAGAAACACGTAAGTTAGTTGAGAAACCTTCATCCCGCTGCCCTTTATCTACTCGTGTACTTGTTTCGTGTCCCATAATTGCGGCTGTAACCTGGGCATAATCAGTCCAGTATCTTACGGAAACTCCAACTCTTCTGCCCAAAGGAATTGCATTAGAAATTGCAGAGCGCTCTAAGAAAGTCAATAATCTTGAACTGTTTAATCGTTCCATACCAAATGGTTCTTTAAAGTTACCGGCTTGTAGAGAAAGATTAAATTTTGGGAAAGTATATTTTATCCACATATCTCTTAATTCAACTTGCGATTTTGTTGAAACAGCTTCTGCAAAATCAATATCTACTTCTGCTTGCCAGTCCCGATAAAGTAATGCCTTAAGTGCAAAGGTTGCTCTTCGTAAATGAACTCCATTACTCATGGCGTTTTTATTTTCAAAATAAATTGCACCATCAAATTGGATTCTTGAATCAAACCACCAGCGAAAATTTCCATCTTCAGATTCAAAAACAAGTTTACCATTGCGCATCTCTGCGCCAAGCGGAACTTTTTGATCGCCACCAGGTACCTGAGCCTTCAATTCATTCACTCCAAGAATTGAAAACACAGAGATCAAAACAACAATTATAAAGTTTTTTCTGTTATTCATATTATCTCCTATTAAGTTTGATTTTAATATTATTTACTTGAACTTTTATTTTTTATTGAAACTCTAAATAGTTCTTCAATTATAATTTTCTTTTCTAATATTGCTTTATCTTTTAGTTTATCGGCAGATAAACTCCACATGGGTAAATTAGAATAAACTGCGTCTTCAAAATCTATTTTATGATTAAATGATTTGCCATGAAGTTTTTTCAACTGATTTT
The window above is part of the Ignavibacteriales bacterium genome. Proteins encoded here:
- a CDS encoding lamin tail domain-containing protein; the protein is MKRIFLLSLFIFSGLFLSCSREEPFVAPPPPPEVVTVKINEIYSRGTVGNEDWVEIFNPSTSAMDISGYKIFDSGGESGAKPKKEFPAGTIIPAGGFFVIVVDDTLDSGFGLSSSGEKVWLEDAANSLIDSITFPAMGVDTTYGRNPNGSANWAILTPPTKGSSNGSGGGATLPLVMNEVFSRGVDPNFDWVEIYNPNSIQVDLTGYKIYDGGGNQGTKPKMEFPASTFIPSNGYYVIVVDIQDPAGFGIGSGGDELWFENSSGTVIDNQVIPAMPVETTSYCRFPDGTANWLISNTITKNAPNQQ